A single window of Paenibacillus sp. FSL H8-0537 DNA harbors:
- a CDS encoding sugar ABC transporter permease, whose translation MNETGAGRLGSRLFFMGPALLIFLAVIIVPISMSIYYSFFQWDGVSAKVFNGGDNFIRLLQDPVLWTSLKNSVLLTLGALFIQLPVGLFFAIVLGYKLRGSNFLKTIYFTPVMLSTAVLGILWGQIYDPNFGLLNSLLMQLGLDSWAHAWLGEEATALGSVIAVVAWQFIGFYIIVYIGALQGISEEVLESARVEGAGEWRIIFSIQIPLIWPTITFTVLNCVINSLKYFDLIYIMTGGGPNNSSEVLASYMMKNAFRMMDFGYGSTISTFLLLFGLCLAFIISKLLSRTGARFQ comes from the coding sequence ATGAACGAAACAGGCGCCGGACGCTTGGGCAGCAGGTTATTTTTCATGGGACCTGCGCTGTTGATTTTTTTGGCAGTTATTATTGTGCCGATCAGTATGAGTATTTATTATAGCTTCTTCCAGTGGGACGGAGTTTCGGCAAAGGTGTTCAACGGAGGAGACAATTTCATTCGGCTGCTTCAAGATCCGGTTCTATGGACCTCGCTCAAAAACTCAGTGTTATTAACGTTGGGAGCGCTTTTCATTCAACTGCCAGTCGGTTTGTTTTTTGCGATTGTGCTGGGCTACAAGCTGAGAGGATCAAATTTTTTGAAAACGATTTATTTCACACCGGTTATGCTGTCTACAGCCGTGCTTGGCATTTTGTGGGGGCAAATTTACGACCCGAATTTCGGGCTGCTGAATAGTTTGCTTATGCAGCTTGGGCTCGACAGCTGGGCACATGCCTGGCTCGGAGAGGAAGCAACGGCGCTAGGGTCGGTTATCGCGGTTGTCGCTTGGCAGTTTATCGGCTTTTATATTATCGTCTATATCGGCGCGCTTCAGGGCATCTCGGAAGAGGTACTGGAGTCGGCACGGGTAGAGGGCGCTGGAGAGTGGAGAATTATTTTCAGCATTCAAATCCCGCTGATCTGGCCGACCATTACGTTCACGGTGCTGAACTGTGTGATCAATTCTTTGAAATATTTCGACCTGATCTATATTATGACGGGCGGCGGGCCGAATAATAGCAGCGAAGTGCTAGCAAGCTATATGATGAAAAATGCATTCCGCATGATGGACTTCGGCTATGGCAGCACCATCTCCACCTTCCTGCTGCTGTTCGGATTGTGCCTCGCATTTATTATTTCCAAGCTTCTGAGCCGTACAGGCGCCAGATTCCAATAA